A genomic stretch from Aedes albopictus strain Foshan chromosome 2, AalbF5, whole genome shotgun sequence includes:
- the LOC109426083 gene encoding LOW QUALITY PROTEIN: transcriptional repressor CTCFL (The sequence of the model RefSeq protein was modified relative to this genomic sequence to represent the inferred CDS: deleted 2 bases in 1 codon) produces MAAPPTEVMIKMEGTEIQSYLESFNKEIGEVENEAESQNNEEEEEDDDDDEDGGCYFVDQSGNYYYQATKDSEPVLTTAPPDAEIEEEEEEEEAVETEAREPVMEQMQITQPKIEEPKDISYVLIMQGDENKESQDPGEEEIEENVYEFEDLELTEMSKPGSSTVVRIRTTQSTGGINHMCNYCNYTTNKRFLLARHMKSHSEDRPHKCSVCERGFKTLASLQNHVNTHTGTKPHLCKHCESTFTTSGELVRHVRYRHTHEKPHKCPECDYASVELSKLKRHIRCHTGERPYQCPHCTYASPDTFKLKRHLRIHTGEKPYECDVCHARFTQSNSLKAHKLIHQVGDKPVFHCELCPTTCGRKTDLRIHVQKLHTPVEKPLKCRRCNKIYQDRYTYKMHTKTHEGEKCYKCDLCPYASISARHLESHILVHTDQKPYQCEMCEQSFRQKQLLRRHVNLYHNPDYVQPTPKDKTHKCPNCPRSFRHKGNLIRHMALHDPDSSAREEALALKEGRQKRVNITLEQVDEYEGEEDETEEEDEDDEDDQDMMTVEGEDGQYVVLEVIQLQDEEEKKPKIKIKTDQQEKQVVFEEVNIPAERDTLADDNADFILNEDLTDEMLMSTLQPPAKRARYGSLNSTSVSQANDIEKDMSNCFGFDDDDDGSEGKPYHLAQLMAWVQRTTSKGLLKPR; encoded by the exons ATGGCGGCCCCACCGACGGAAGTGATGATCAAGATGGAGGGCACTGAGATCCAGTCCTATTTGGAATCGTTCAATAAAGAAATTGGCGAGGTCGAAAACGAGGCAGAATCTCAAAATaatgaagaagaggaagaagacgatgatgatgatgaggatggaGGGTGCTATTTTGTGGATCAAAGTGGTAACTATTACTATCAAGCTACTAAGGATTCGGAACCGGTACTGACCACGGCCCCTCCGGATGCGGAAATTGAAGAGGAAGAGGAGGAGGAAGAAGCAGTAGAGACAGAAGCTAGAGAACCTGTAATGGAGCAAATGCAAATTACGCAACCCAAAATTGAAGAACCCAAAGATATCAGTTATGTATTGATCATGCAAGGGGATGAGAACAAGGAATCGCAAGATCCGGGTGAGGAAGAAATAGAGGAAAACGTGTATGAGTTTGAGGATCTGGAGTTGACTGAAATGTCGAAGCCAGGCAGTAGTACGGTGGTTAGAATCAGGACGACGCAGTCCACTGGTGGGATTAATCACATGTGCAACTATTGCAACTATACTACCAACAAACGGTTCCTGTTAGCGCGTCACATGAAATCGCATTCGGAAGATCGTCCCCACAAGTGTTCCGTTTGTGAACGTGGCTTCAAAACTCTCGCTTCCCTACAAAATCACGTCAACACTCACACCGGAACGAAGCCCCATCTATGCAAACATTGCGAAAGCACGTTCACCACATCGGGTGAGCTGGTGCGACACGTGCGGTACCGTCATACGCACGAAAAACCCCACAAATGTCCTGAATGTGATTACGCCAGTGTAGAGCTCAGCAAGCTGAAACGCCACATCCGATGTCACACCGGGGAACGGCCCTATCAGTGTCCGCACTGTACCTACGCATCCCCGGACACGTTCAAACTGAAGCGCCATCTGAGAATTCACACCGGAGAGAAACCGTACGAATGCGATGTCTGCCATGCGCGATTTACCCAATCGAACTCCTTGAAGGCCCACAAGCTGATTCATCAAG TTGGTGACAAACCAGTTTTCCACTGCGAGCTTTGCCCCACTACCTGTGGGCGAAAGACGGATCTTCGAATCCACGTACAAAAACTGCACACTCCAGTGGAAAAGCCCCTAAAATGTCGCCGATGCAACAAAATCTATCAGGACCGTTACACCTACAAAATGCACACCAAAACACACGAAGGCGAAAAATGCTACAAATGTGATCTCTGTCCATATGCCTCGATTTCGGCGCGCCATCTTGAGTCCCACATACTGGTGCACACAGACCAGAAACCATACCAGTGCGAAATGTGCGAGCAGTCCTTCCGGCAAAAGCAATTGCTCCGCCGCCACGTCAATCTTTACCACAATCCGGATTACGTGCAACCGACTCCGAAGGACAAAACGCACAAGTGTCCCAATTGCCCGCGCTCGTTCCGGCACAAGGGTAATCTGATTCGACACATGGCTCTGCACGATCCGGATTCGTCTGCCCGGGAAGAAGCACTAGCTCTCAAGGAAGGGCGCCAGAAACGAGTCAATATCACATTGGAACAGGTGGATGAGTACGAAGGCGAGGAAGACGAAACGGAGGAGGAAGATGAAGACGACGAGGACGATCAGGACATGATGACCGTCGAGGGCGAAGATGGCCAGTATGTGGTTTTGGAAGTCATTCAACTGCAAGATGAGGAAGAAAAGAAACCTAAGATAAAAATCAAAACGGATCAACAAGAAAAACAAGTCGTTTTTGAGGAGGTTAACATTCCGGCGGAGCGAGACACACTTGCGGACGATAACGCAGATTTCATACTGAACGAAG ATCTTACCGACGAAATGCTTATGAGCACGCTTCAGCCACCGGCCAAAAGGGCACGTTACGGATCACTGAACAGTACGTCAGTATCGCAAGCTAACGATATTGAGAAAGATATGAGCAACTGTTTCGGCTTTGAT GACGACGATGATGGCTCGGAAGGTAAACCC TATCACCTTGCTCAACTAATGGCTTGGGTGCAACGGACAACGTCAAAAGGGTTACTCAAACCCAGATAG